The Sagittula sp. P11 genome window below encodes:
- a CDS encoding helix-turn-helix domain-containing protein — translation MKSELTVRLAARLSALRAARGWTLDQLAAASGVSRAALSRLENAEVSPSADVLYRLAAAHEMTLSRLMSLMEDGFAAQVRRDDQALWRDGETGLSRRIVSPAAPALAGEVIECKITPGTHWVQEAPEVPGQEHHLVMLTGYMHAVVDGEAHYLAPGDTLRYREHGETRFVTAKGQGAKFMMCRISG, via the coding sequence ATGAAGAGCGAACTGACAGTTCGCCTCGCTGCGCGTCTATCTGCACTTCGCGCGGCGCGCGGATGGACACTGGACCAGCTGGCTGCTGCCAGCGGCGTCTCCCGCGCCGCGCTCTCCCGCCTCGAAAACGCCGAGGTCAGCCCTTCCGCCGACGTGCTCTACCGCCTCGCCGCCGCCCACGAGATGACGCTTTCGCGGCTGATGTCGCTCATGGAAGACGGCTTTGCCGCCCAGGTCCGCCGCGACGACCAGGCGCTGTGGCGTGACGGCGAAACAGGCCTCTCCCGCCGGATCGTGTCCCCCGCAGCACCCGCGCTTGCGGGGGAGGTGATCGAATGCAAGATCACACCCGGCACACATTGGGTGCAGGAAGCCCCCGAGGTTCCGGGCCAGGAGCACCACCTCGTGATGCTGACCGGCTACATGCACGCGGTGGTCGACGGCGAGGCGCACTACCTCGCCCCGGGCGACACTCTTCGGTACCGCGAACACGGCGAGACACGCTTCGTCACCGCAAAGGGGCAGGGAGCGAAGTTCATGATGTGCCGGATCAGCGGTTGA
- a CDS encoding VCBS domain-containing protein — protein MTYFRPGRGNGTVSSTLKTINGTRADDTIDLSGETSGRKVNAKGGDDSVIGSDHDDTIEGSSGADTILAGPGDDNVSGGSGDDSIDAGSGDNDIRAGTGDNTVVSGDGEDEVRSGWGDDDISTGGGDDEIRSGHGDDTVDAGDGDDVVRTGHGDSSVDGGAGDDVIEVGHGENTLRGGAGDDTLEGSIGFDTAVYDGSILDFDICLTGSHLDGDDRHRNDKGKGHDTHGSGHGYGHYKSWFACGWGQSLAVTDLTGAEGTDTLRFIDALQFADVTLYLDGRDNAPVVSVADQVVSESGTVAFPMEIVDFDGDGVSIDSVSATGGLIDVALVDGDTRDCASGMLYELTFDTDGAYEGLALGEDAVVVVTVVIDDGRGGLIAREVQITVTGENDAPTLDAVTLAAEETGGPVSVDLADYGDDIDSDDDGTTLIYTITAPPAEGAATVSGTEVTFDPTGFFTDLGQGETRDVTFEVTATDRHGATAVNTVTVTVTGTNDAPQVTVSPSAGFTEAPVAGMQVLADSGTVDFTDSDAGDLVDITFVSNGDIAWSGGVLDPGNAAALEEGFSTGVSDAVPPGSIGWNYAAQAALNFLAIGEEITWSYTITATDLAGETGTQVLSFTVTGRNNTPQITSAPVDVALAEPLAPAGLSDQGQITFADLDATDTASIGHLPFAVIFEDAAGGGLPSPFTAAEMAALEAAVTIDETGYWRLDSPPSLGIDRLSAGDTLRIETRVFATDDSGAPNDTSGMQVFRVTVTGRNDAPEITAAVVEGAVSEIADGAPGEGVDVLSASGTISFTDIDALDTHTATALPVSPGYVGSFSVPAGPVSGSFDWTFTVDDAALDSLGEGETLEQVYEVILSDDNGGSASRFVTVTITGRNDEPEIVTGQGTAGAVREAGSDADGIVVDPGTPVATGTLAGFDPDAGAVLTWSGNASGIYGNFTIDPVTGAWTYTLNNGVANGLSAGQVEAESFLVTLTDDAGASTIEAVTVTVTGTNDAPMAEALSGSVDESTDPQVPGNSDQITVVAAFADVDTLDSHAFSVDTTDTVGAVINNLDGTFTYSANGAFEHLALGEEATDTFTYTVDDGNGGVDTELVTITVQGANDAPRITLTTPDTDAETLTESGLPLTVSSTLTFSDMDTSDTVTAAVTGFSATGATAVLAGVPPENLLGMLTLDTPTVLSAVESLARRGWTFDSGTNNFAGLSLGESLVLTYTVTATDVHGAEASHDIAITIEGRNNRPTVVIEPALPFVEDADATAQVLSQSGTLSFDDIDLGDTIDLTYSINGAPVWSGGTLTAAQETALAAGFSTGVTGANAPGTIGWTYDATLDLDFLGRNETIGLSYMVAAHDGTQTGTDVIFFSILGTNDAPVVTATPASAITEEADASAQVIGLSGTVEIADLDVNDVLEVYTQLVDVPVWSHGTLTAAQEVQIQTGFTLGVPGPVTAGTVLPWSYNNSLDLDFLGAGETITFSVRIVANDFGAALASDIVTFTITGTNDGPVLVADGNGSDLVTEAGTLDPGDPSAVGKLLINDSDPDANDTLTLSAVNGSAANIGTAVAGTYGSLLVDAAGNWTYTLDDADPDTEALAQGEIATEVFGYSVVDSTGAEASSTLTITITGSGDNAPPVASDDSLQVDEDDVHGFAQADIFGQVSLALANDTDPEGDALRASSITNGIDSETLPDPFGAPGQTMTIAGTNGGVFTVRNDGAYSFDTNGEFNALAHGEFVSTGITYTVTDANGGTDTAEITVDVRGRNDAPVAVADDNGGDPVVEAGFATAGDPIASGNVLANDTDPDTSDVLIVLSVEADNANVGAPVAGHYGSVVIGANGDWTYTLDDLNPSTRALAEGEVVTETFQYVVNDGLFAADIGTLTITITGSNDAPFAPDTLQVGTEDGMVIDSVLSSDPDSVAAPIHTVETGPSHGSVTMNIDGSYTYTPDADWSGIDSFDYRATDSLGAYEVGTEIITIEAVADAPTVSLAPPGAATYGFAGSGVDQQVSTAATDGDTAETVAALDGGGYVVVWHSNENGTYNVLARMFLDDGTPQGQALTVASGLPAIPYPVVNGLPGGGFAIAHASAGAGGGDISVSLYDAGGSQTNTQTFGGSGLVHPDTAVLDDGRIVVTYTQSAGGDAGSSAIMGQVLASNGNLLGSPFLVNVTNPTAQQSSHVTALPGGGFVAVWASDLQDGNGLAIVGQIFDASAAPVGPEFVANTYTNGNQELPVVAALADGGYVVAWQSFGQDGSGSSLHAQRYDLTGARVGGEFQVNTYSFSAQSSPTVVGLPDGGFAISWSSFLEDGSGYGIFEQRYNADGSPFGIETRVNNITTGNQYSYPFGGGGQMALLDNGDLVNVWSTEIGAGEIFSTLTSLPEGYTTEDQPVPVNLAAALTVTDGSETLTITLSGFPAGATFSLGAASGSDWVIENAEGLDLSTLEMTPPADWNGSFTLTATATATETSNGSAASTTASGTYRILPVEDGPRAEDQVIEVPINDGLSPYTPPPGALVAVDPDLGDTLTWTAGSFALPNGTLNISPSGGFNFIPNPGFTGVETFTATVTDSTGRTDTAELRIEVANETFVSDSGQEVTLDLNAAPVDGNPAGAISIDLTSYDAPSVNLVFAMDASGSLGTSAWLQQLDAVSNALEDIATRFDGTGIDIDVEVFSYSGATSQNNLRLQFVDGNPATLPQILTAPRRTAPSVDLDLTTLAGLQADIAQMTYTAGFTPWDAAFQQTEFYFDTQYVLDGPDALNLMLFITDGNPGPTQQWAQPLANLLNDTFTTTISSAGTPAGTYTPQAQFNRPYAVDVQSFGIGSNLNLALLSQTDSDGQATPVTSFGALSAALSGSGLFPATLIALDVTLEADGTDLGTIADETNPAVVAGTLEIDLALADLAGIEDLLGAQNEFAVTAIFDLDGDTGTTFDQVTLNSYELIGLGDTAVTETGTSGNDLLMGSLAGDSVDGGEGDDLILTGGGSDTVIGGTGDDRLGGGADGDSFVFRAGDGLDRILDYDAAEDEIVFDGLAFGDLTIADTGTGDVSITYSGGVLTVENASVADFLEQEFVFV, from the coding sequence ATGACGTATTTTCGTCCGGGCCGTGGAAACGGCACCGTATCAAGCACTTTGAAGACCATCAACGGCACCCGCGCCGACGACACGATCGACCTTTCCGGGGAGACATCCGGCCGCAAGGTGAACGCCAAGGGCGGTGACGACAGTGTCATCGGTTCGGATCACGACGATACTATCGAGGGCAGCAGCGGCGCCGACACGATCCTCGCCGGGCCGGGCGACGACAATGTCAGCGGCGGGTCGGGCGACGACAGCATCGATGCGGGCAGCGGCGACAACGACATCCGTGCGGGGACCGGCGACAACACCGTTGTGTCCGGCGATGGCGAAGACGAGGTGCGCAGCGGCTGGGGCGACGACGACATATCCACCGGCGGCGGCGATGACGAGATCCGGTCGGGGCACGGTGACGACACCGTCGATGCGGGCGACGGCGACGACGTGGTGCGCACGGGGCATGGCGACAGTTCGGTCGACGGCGGTGCGGGCGACGACGTGATCGAGGTGGGGCATGGCGAGAACACCCTCCGGGGCGGCGCAGGCGACGACACCCTCGAGGGCAGCATCGGGTTCGACACGGCGGTCTACGACGGCTCCATCCTCGACTTCGACATCTGCCTGACGGGCAGCCATCTGGACGGCGACGACCGGCACCGGAACGACAAGGGCAAGGGCCACGACACGCACGGCAGCGGCCATGGGTACGGGCATTACAAGTCGTGGTTCGCCTGCGGCTGGGGGCAGTCGCTGGCCGTCACCGACCTGACCGGCGCCGAGGGCACCGACACGCTGCGGTTCATCGATGCGCTGCAATTCGCGGATGTCACGCTCTACCTCGACGGGCGGGACAATGCGCCGGTGGTCTCGGTTGCCGACCAGGTGGTTTCCGAGAGCGGGACGGTCGCCTTCCCCATGGAGATCGTGGACTTCGACGGTGACGGGGTCTCCATCGATTCCGTTTCGGCCACGGGCGGGCTTATCGACGTGGCGCTGGTGGACGGCGACACGCGGGATTGCGCCAGCGGCATGCTCTACGAGCTGACCTTCGACACCGATGGCGCATACGAAGGGCTGGCCCTGGGCGAGGATGCCGTGGTGGTGGTGACGGTTGTCATCGACGACGGCCGCGGCGGGCTGATCGCCCGCGAGGTGCAGATCACCGTCACCGGCGAGAACGATGCCCCGACGCTGGACGCGGTGACGCTGGCGGCGGAGGAGACCGGCGGGCCGGTCAGCGTGGACCTTGCCGACTACGGCGATGACATCGACAGCGACGACGACGGCACGACCCTGATCTACACCATCACCGCCCCGCCTGCGGAGGGTGCGGCCACGGTCTCCGGGACGGAGGTGACCTTCGACCCGACCGGCTTCTTCACCGACCTTGGTCAGGGCGAGACGCGGGATGTGACCTTCGAGGTGACGGCGACCGACCGGCACGGGGCGACGGCTGTGAACACGGTCACCGTGACGGTCACGGGCACCAACGACGCGCCTCAGGTCACGGTCAGCCCCTCAGCCGGGTTCACCGAGGCGCCGGTGGCCGGCATGCAGGTGCTGGCGGACAGCGGGACGGTGGATTTCACCGACAGCGATGCGGGCGACCTTGTCGACATCACCTTCGTCTCCAACGGCGATATCGCGTGGAGCGGCGGCGTTCTCGACCCCGGCAATGCGGCGGCGCTGGAGGAAGGCTTCTCCACCGGGGTGTCGGATGCGGTGCCGCCGGGATCCATCGGGTGGAACTACGCGGCGCAGGCTGCCCTGAATTTCCTGGCCATCGGAGAGGAGATCACCTGGTCCTACACGATCACGGCGACGGACCTTGCGGGCGAGACCGGGACGCAGGTCCTGAGCTTCACGGTGACCGGCAGGAACAACACGCCGCAGATCACCTCGGCGCCGGTCGACGTGGCGCTGGCGGAGCCGCTGGCGCCCGCCGGGCTTTCCGATCAGGGGCAGATCACCTTTGCCGACCTCGACGCGACCGATACGGCCAGCATCGGCCACCTGCCCTTCGCCGTGATCTTCGAGGATGCGGCGGGCGGCGGTCTCCCCTCACCCTTCACAGCGGCAGAGATGGCGGCGCTGGAGGCGGCCGTGACCATCGACGAGACCGGGTACTGGCGGCTGGACTCTCCCCCCTCGCTGGGGATCGACCGGCTGTCCGCGGGCGACACGCTGCGGATCGAGACCCGGGTCTTTGCCACCGATGACAGCGGGGCGCCGAACGACACTTCCGGCATGCAGGTGTTCAGGGTGACGGTGACCGGCCGCAACGATGCGCCCGAGATCACCGCCGCCGTGGTCGAAGGCGCGGTTTCCGAGATCGCGGATGGCGCACCGGGCGAAGGCGTGGACGTCCTGTCCGCCTCCGGCACGATCAGCTTCACGGATATCGATGCCCTCGACACGCACACGGCCACGGCCCTTCCGGTGTCGCCCGGCTATGTCGGCAGCTTCTCGGTGCCCGCCGGCCCCGTGTCGGGCAGCTTCGACTGGACTTTCACCGTGGACGACGCCGCGCTCGACAGCCTCGGCGAAGGCGAGACGCTGGAGCAGGTCTACGAGGTCATCCTATCCGACGACAACGGCGGCAGCGCGTCGCGCTTTGTCACGGTCACCATCACCGGCCGCAACGACGAGCCGGAGATCGTCACGGGCCAGGGCACGGCAGGTGCGGTTCGTGAGGCGGGCAGCGATGCGGACGGCATCGTCGTCGACCCGGGCACGCCCGTCGCCACGGGCACGCTGGCCGGTTTCGACCCGGATGCGGGGGCCGTGCTGACGTGGTCCGGCAACGCGTCGGGTATCTACGGTAACTTCACCATCGACCCGGTCACCGGCGCGTGGACCTATACGCTGAACAACGGCGTGGCGAACGGCCTGTCGGCGGGCCAGGTGGAGGCGGAGAGCTTCCTCGTCACGCTGACCGACGATGCGGGGGCCTCCACCATAGAAGCCGTGACGGTCACGGTGACCGGCACCAACGACGCACCGATGGCCGAGGCGCTTTCGGGGAGCGTGGACGAGAGCACGGATCCTCAGGTGCCGGGCAACAGCGACCAGATCACGGTCGTCGCGGCTTTTGCCGATGTGGACACGCTGGACAGCCATGCGTTCAGCGTCGACACCACGGACACGGTGGGCGCCGTGATCAACAACCTCGACGGGACGTTCACCTATTCCGCCAACGGCGCTTTCGAGCATCTGGCGCTTGGTGAGGAGGCGACCGATACCTTCACCTACACCGTGGATGATGGCAACGGCGGGGTCGATACGGAGCTGGTGACCATCACCGTGCAGGGCGCCAACGATGCGCCGCGGATCACCCTGACCACCCCTGACACCGATGCGGAGACGCTGACAGAGTCCGGCCTGCCGCTGACGGTGTCGTCCACCCTCACCTTCTCGGACATGGACACCTCCGACACGGTGACGGCGGCGGTGACCGGATTCAGTGCTACCGGCGCGACGGCGGTTCTGGCGGGGGTTCCGCCCGAGAACCTTCTCGGGATGCTCACGCTGGACACGCCGACCGTGCTGAGTGCGGTCGAAAGCCTCGCGCGGCGCGGATGGACCTTCGACAGCGGCACGAACAACTTTGCCGGTCTGTCGCTGGGAGAGAGCCTCGTGCTGACCTACACGGTGACCGCGACCGACGTGCACGGTGCAGAGGCGAGCCACGACATCGCGATCACCATCGAAGGCCGCAACAACCGGCCGACCGTCGTCATCGAGCCCGCCCTGCCCTTCGTGGAGGACGCGGATGCCACGGCGCAGGTCCTGTCACAGAGCGGCACGCTGAGTTTCGATGACATCGACCTGGGCGACACGATCGATCTGACCTATTCGATCAACGGGGCGCCCGTGTGGTCCGGCGGGACACTGACCGCCGCGCAGGAAACCGCGCTGGCGGCAGGGTTCTCCACTGGCGTAACAGGGGCCAATGCGCCCGGCACAATCGGCTGGACCTACGACGCCACGCTCGACCTCGATTTCCTCGGTCGGAACGAGACCATCGGCCTGTCCTATATGGTCGCGGCGCATGACGGCACGCAGACCGGCACAGATGTCATCTTCTTCAGCATCTTGGGCACCAATGACGCGCCGGTGGTGACGGCGACCCCGGCCAGCGCAATCACAGAGGAGGCGGATGCCTCCGCGCAGGTCATCGGGCTGTCCGGCACGGTGGAGATCGCCGACCTCGACGTGAACGACGTGCTGGAGGTCTACACCCAGTTGGTGGATGTGCCCGTCTGGTCGCACGGTACGTTGACCGCCGCGCAGGAGGTGCAGATCCAGACCGGCTTCACGCTCGGCGTACCGGGGCCGGTGACGGCCGGGACGGTGCTGCCGTGGAGCTACAACAACTCGCTCGACCTCGACTTCCTCGGCGCGGGCGAGACGATCACCTTCTCGGTCCGGATCGTGGCGAACGATTTCGGGGCAGCGCTGGCGTCCGACATCGTCACCTTCACCATCACGGGCACGAATGACGGGCCGGTGCTGGTGGCGGACGGCAACGGCAGCGACCTCGTGACGGAGGCCGGAACCCTCGATCCGGGCGACCCGAGCGCCGTGGGCAAGCTGCTCATCAACGACAGCGACCCGGACGCCAACGACACGCTGACGCTGTCCGCGGTCAACGGATCGGCGGCGAACATCGGCACGGCGGTCGCGGGCACCTACGGCAGCCTGCTGGTCGATGCGGCGGGCAACTGGACCTACACGCTGGACGACGCCGACCCGGATACGGAGGCGCTGGCGCAGGGCGAGATCGCGACGGAGGTCTTCGGCTATTCCGTGGTGGACAGCACGGGGGCGGAGGCAAGCTCCACCCTGACGATCACCATCACCGGGTCCGGCGACAACGCGCCGCCGGTGGCATCCGACGACAGCCTGCAGGTCGACGAGGATGACGTCCACGGCTTCGCCCAGGCGGACATCTTCGGGCAGGTCTCGCTGGCGCTTGCCAACGACACCGACCCGGAGGGCGACGCGCTTCGGGCGTCCTCGATCACCAACGGCATAGACTCGGAGACGCTGCCCGATCCTTTCGGCGCGCCCGGACAGACGATGACCATCGCCGGGACCAACGGTGGCGTCTTCACCGTGCGGAACGACGGCGCCTACAGCTTTGACACGAATGGCGAGTTCAACGCCCTCGCCCACGGGGAGTTCGTGAGCACCGGCATCACCTACACGGTGACGGACGCAAACGGCGGCACCGACACGGCAGAGATCACCGTGGACGTGCGGGGCAGGAACGATGCGCCGGTGGCCGTGGCCGACGACAACGGCGGCGATCCGGTGGTGGAGGCGGGCTTTGCCACGGCCGGCGATCCCATCGCCAGCGGCAACGTTCTGGCCAACGACACCGATCCGGATACGTCGGACGTGCTGATCGTGCTTTCGGTAGAAGCGGACAACGCCAACGTCGGCGCGCCGGTGGCGGGGCATTACGGGTCGGTCGTGATCGGCGCGAACGGCGACTGGACCTACACGCTGGACGACCTCAACCCGTCGACCCGCGCGCTGGCCGAGGGCGAGGTGGTCACGGAGACCTTCCAGTACGTGGTGAATGACGGTCTGTTCGCGGCCGACATCGGCACGCTGACCATCACCATCACCGGGTCTAATGACGCGCCTTTCGCGCCGGATACCCTCCAGGTCGGGACGGAGGATGGCATGGTCATCGATTCCGTGCTGTCGTCGGACCCGGATTCGGTGGCGGCACCGATCCATACCGTCGAAACCGGGCCGTCGCATGGCAGCGTCACGATGAACATCGACGGGAGCTACACCTACACCCCGGACGCAGACTGGTCCGGGATCGACAGCTTCGACTACCGGGCGACCGACAGCCTTGGCGCCTACGAGGTCGGGACGGAGATCATCACCATCGAGGCCGTGGCCGACGCGCCGACCGTCTCTCTGGCACCGCCGGGGGCGGCGACCTACGGTTTCGCAGGCAGCGGGGTCGACCAGCAGGTGTCCACCGCCGCGACCGATGGCGACACGGCAGAGACGGTCGCGGCACTGGATGGCGGCGGCTACGTCGTCGTCTGGCATTCAAATGAAAACGGCACGTACAACGTGCTGGCCCGGATGTTCTTGGACGATGGCACACCGCAGGGTCAGGCCCTGACGGTTGCCTCTGGCCTGCCGGCGATCCCGTACCCGGTGGTGAACGGCCTGCCCGGCGGAGGGTTCGCCATAGCGCATGCCAGCGCCGGAGCCGGCGGCGGCGACATATCCGTGTCTCTGTACGATGCCGGCGGAAGCCAGACCAACACGCAGACATTCGGCGGGTCCGGACTGGTCCACCCCGACACAGCCGTCCTGGACGACGGGCGCATCGTGGTGACCTACACGCAGAGCGCTGGCGGCGATGCGGGCAGTTCGGCGATCATGGGGCAGGTCCTTGCATCCAACGGAAACCTGTTGGGCAGCCCGTTCCTCGTCAACGTGACGAACCCCACCGCCCAGCAAAGCAGCCACGTCACGGCCCTGCCCGGCGGCGGCTTCGTGGCGGTCTGGGCCTCCGACTTGCAGGACGGCAATGGCCTGGCCATCGTGGGCCAGATCTTCGACGCCAGTGCCGCACCGGTCGGCCCGGAGTTCGTCGCGAACACCTACACCAACGGCAACCAGGAGCTTCCGGTCGTCGCCGCGCTGGCGGACGGCGGCTATGTCGTCGCCTGGCAGAGTTTCGGCCAGGACGGAAGTGGCAGCAGCCTGCACGCGCAGCGATACGATCTGACCGGCGCGCGCGTCGGCGGTGAATTCCAGGTCAACACATATAGTTTCAGTGCCCAGTCCTCGCCCACCGTGGTCGGACTGCCCGACGGCGGCTTTGCGATCAGTTGGTCGTCCTTTCTTGAGGACGGCTCCGGCTACGGCATCTTCGAGCAGCGCTACAATGCGGACGGCAGCCCCTTTGGCATCGAAACCCGCGTCAACAACATCACCACCGGCAACCAGTATTCGTACCCGTTCGGCGGCGGTGGGCAGATGGCGCTGCTCGACAACGGGGATCTGGTCAACGTCTGGAGCACGGAGATTGGCGCGGGAGAGATCTTCTCGACACTCACGTCCCTGCCCGAAGGCTATACGACCGAGGACCAGCCGGTGCCGGTGAACCTGGCCGCGGCGCTGACCGTCACGGACGGGTCCGAGACGCTGACGATCACGCTTTCCGGTTTCCCGGCGGGCGCGACCTTCAGCCTCGGCGCGGCCTCGGGCAGCGACTGGGTGATCGAAAACGCCGAAGGTCTGGACCTCTCGACACTCGAGATGACGCCGCCCGCCGACTGGAACGGCAGCTTCACCCTGACCGCCACGGCGACGGCGACCGAGACGTCCAACGGCAGCGCTGCGTCCACGACCGCCTCCGGCACCTACCGGATCCTGCCGGTCGAGGATGGGCCGCGCGCTGAAGACCAGGTCATCGAGGTTCCGATCAACGACGGCCTCTCGCCCTACACGCCCCCGCCCGGCGCGCTGGTCGCGGTCGATCCGGACCTTGGCGACACGCTGACATGGACGGCGGGCAGCTTTGCCCTGCCGAACGGCACGCTCAACATCTCTCCGAGCGGCGGGTTCAACTTCATCCCCAACCCCGGGTTTACCGGAGTGGAGACCTTCACCGCCACGGTCACGGATTCGACCGGGCGAACCGACACCGCCGAGCTGCGGATCGAGGTCGCCAACGAGACCTTCGTGTCTGACAGCGGACAGGAGGTGACGCTGGACCTGAACGCAGCACCAGTGGACGGGAACCCGGCAGGGGCGATCTCCATCGACCTGACGTCCTACGACGCGCCCAGCGTGAACCTGGTGTTCGCCATGGATGCGTCGGGCAGCCTCGGCACCTCAGCATGGCTGCAGCAGCTCGACGCCGTTTCGAACGCACTCGAGGACATCGCGACGCGGTTCGACGGGACCGGCATCGACATCGACGTGGAGGTGTTCAGCTACAGCGGTGCCACTTCTCAGAACAACCTGCGCCTCCAGTTCGTCGACGGCAACCCGGCAACCCTGCCGCAGATCCTGACGGCGCCGCGACGGACCGCACCTTCCGTGGACCTCGACCTGACGACGCTTGCCGGGCTTCAGGCCGACATCGCCCAGATGACGTACACCGCAGGGTTCACGCCATGGGACGCGGCATTCCAGCAGACCGAGTTCTACTTCGACACGCAATACGTGCTGGACGGCCCGGATGCGCTGAACCTGATGCTGTTCATCACCGACGGCAACCCGGGGCCCACCCAGCAATGGGCGCAGCCTCTGGCCAACCTGCTGAACGACACCTTCACGACGACAATCTCCTCTGCGGGGACACCGGCCGGGACCTACACGCCCCAGGCGCAGTTCAACCGGCCCTACGCGGTCGACGTGCAGTCCTTCGGCATCGGCAGCAACCTGAACCTCGCGCTGCTCAGCCAGACCGACAGTGACGGACAGGCCACCCCCGTCACCAGCTTCGGTGCCCTCAGCGCCGCGCTGTCCGGTTCGGGGCTGTTCCCGGCGACGCTGATCGCGCTCGACGTGACGCTGGAGGCCGACGGCACCGACCTCGGTACCATCGCGGACGAGACGAACCCGGCAGTCGTCGCAGGCACGCTGGAGATCGACCTTGCGCTGGCGGACCTCGCAGGGATCGAGGACCTGCTGGGCGCGCAGAACGAGTTCGCGGTGACAGCGATCTTCGACCTGGACGGCGACACCGGCACGACCTTCGACCAGGTTACGCTGAACTCCTACGAGCTGATCGGCCTCGGCGATACGGCCGTGACCGAGACCGGGACGAGCGGGAACGACCTGCTGATGGGCAGCCTTGCCGGGGATTCCGTCGATGGAGGGGAGGGCGACGACCTGATCCTGACCGGCGGCGGGTCGGATACCGTGATCGGCGGCACCGGCGACGACCGGCTGGGCGGCGGCGCGGACGGCGACAGCTTTGTCTTCCGGGCGGGCGACGGGCTGGACCGGATCCTCGACTACGATGCCGCGGAGGACGAAATCGTCTTCGACGGGCTGGCCTTCGGCGACCTGACCATCGCGGACACCGGCACCGGCGACGTATCCATCACCTACTCGGGCGGAGTCCTGACGGTGGAGAACGCATCCGTAGCGGACTTCCTCGAACAGGAGTTCGTCTTTGTCTGA
- a CDS encoding L-serine ammonia-lyase, producing MFLSVFDMFKVGVGPSSSHTMGPMVAGARFLDRLRQAPFRAHGLKAHLYGSLAFTGVGHATDRATVLGLAGFAPQTYDHEAAEAALARIRETGTVAPEGLPEMRFDMGHDLRFDFGAALPGHANGMVIEALDEQGDVILQETYYSVGGGFVLTADELAAGKDTDNGPPVPYPFKSAAEMLEMADRSGKTIAEMKRANEISRGGADNLDRGLARIWEVMNRCIDLGMEGEGILPGGLGVKRRARRIHEQLVAERGMNQSAPHVCNDWMSVYAMAVNEQNAAGGQVVTAPTNGAAGVVPAVIRYWLDHVPGATRARIPDFLLTAAAIGGLVKYNASISGAEAGCQAEVGSAAAMAAAGLAAVMGGTPAQIENAAEIALEHHLGMTCDPVKGLVQVPCIERNGLGAIKAVSAASLAIRGDGTHLVPLDAVIETMRQTGQDMHEKYKETSLGGLAVNVPNC from the coding sequence ATGTTCCTGTCCGTGTTCGACATGTTCAAGGTGGGGGTCGGCCCGTCGTCCTCCCACACGATGGGGCCGATGGTGGCGGGCGCGCGCTTCCTCGACCGGCTGCGGCAGGCGCCGTTCCGCGCGCACGGGCTGAAGGCGCACCTCTACGGCTCGCTTGCCTTCACCGGCGTGGGCCACGCCACCGACCGCGCGACGGTGCTGGGCCTTGCCGGGTTCGCGCCGCAGACCTACGACCACGAGGCCGCCGAGGCCGCGCTGGCCCGCATCCGCGAAACCGGAACCGTGGCGCCCGAGGGGCTGCCCGAGATGCGCTTCGACATGGGACATGACCTGCGGTTCGACTTTGGCGCCGCCCTGCCCGGCCACGCCAACGGGATGGTGATCGAGGCGCTGGACGAACAGGGCGACGTGATCCTGCAGGAGACCTACTATTCCGTGGGCGGCGGCTTCGTCCTGACCGCCGACGAGCTGGCCGCCGGGAAGGACACCGACAACGGACCGCCGGTGCCCTACCCGTTCAAATCCGCCGCCGAGATGCTGGAGATGGCGGACCGCTCCGGCAAGACCATCGCCGAGATGAAGCGCGCCAACGAGATCTCGCGCGGCGGGGCCGACAACCTCGACCGCGGGCTCGCCCGGATCTGGGAGGTGATGAACCGCTGCATCGACCTCGGCATGGAGGGTGAAGGCATCCTGCCCGGCGGACTGGGCGTGAAGCGGCGCGCGCGGCGCATTCACGAACAGCTGGTGGCGGAACGCGGCATGAACCAGTCTGCCCCGCACGTCTGCAACGACTGGATGAGCGTCTACGCCATGGCGGTGAACGAACAGAACGCCGCCGGTGGACAGGTGGTGACGGCGCCGACGAACGGCGCGGCAGGCGTGGTGCCCGCGGTGATCCGCTACTGGCTGGACCACGTGCCGGGCGCGACCCGCGCCCGCATCCCCGACTTCCTGCTGACCGCCGCCGCCATCGGCGGGCTGGTGAAATACAACGCCTCGATCTCCGGCGCCGAGGCGGGCTGCCAGGCTGAGGTCGGCAGCGCCGCCGCCATGGCCGCCGCCGGCCTCGCCGCGGTGATGGGCGGCACGCCCGCGCAGATCGAGAACGCCGCGGAGATCGCGCTGGAGCACCACCTCGGCATGACCTGCGATCCGGTGAAGGGGCTGGTGCAGGTGCCCTGCATCGAGCGCAACGGCCTCGGCGCGATCAAGGCGGTCTCGGCCGCGTCGCTGGCCATCCGCGGCGACGGCACCCACCTCGTGCCACTGGACGCGGTGATCGAGACCATGCGCCAGACCGGCCAGGACATGCACGAGAAGTACAAGGAGACCTCGCTCGGAGGTCTGGCGGTCAACGTGCCGAACTGCTGA